Proteins encoded together in one Jaculus jaculus isolate mJacJac1 chromosome 7, mJacJac1.mat.Y.cur, whole genome shotgun sequence window:
- the Slc7a8 gene encoding large neutral amino acids transporter small subunit 2 isoform X2, which produces MGQLLQCEVGHPSSRHLHSWETPGPGPDYHHGYCADMQRNLPRAIFISIPLVTFVYVFANIAYVTAMSPQELLASNAVAVTFGEKLLGVMAWIMPISVALSTFGGVNGSLFTSSRLFFAGAREGHLPSVLAMIHVKRCTPIPALLFTCLSTLLMLVTSDMYSLINYVGFINYLFYGVTVAGQIVLRCKKPDIPRPIKISLLFPIIYLLFWAFLLIFSLWSEPVVCGIGLAIMLTGVPVYFLGVYWQQKPKCFNDFIESLTLVSQKMCVVVYPQMKEDSGTEEASENMEEEQQKPIFQPAPSKDQDSVEQS; this is translated from the exons ATGGGTCAACTGCTCCAGTGTGAGGTGGGCCACCCAAGTTCAAGACATCTTCACAGCTGGGAAActcctggccctggccctgaTTATCATCATGGGTATTGTGCAGATATGCAAAG GAACCTTCCCAGAGCCATCTTCATCTCTATCCCACTGGTCACATTTGTATATGTCTTTGCCAATATCGCGTATGTCACGGCAATGTCCCCTCAGGAGCTGCTGGCGTCCAATGCAGTCGCTGTG ACTTTTGGAGAGAAGCTTCTAGGGGTCATGGCATGGATCATGCCTATTTCCGTTGCCCTGTCCACATTTGGAGGAGTTAATGGGTCACTCTTCACATCATCCAG GCTGTTCTTTGCTGGAGCCAGAGAAGGCCACCTTCCCAGCGTGTTGGCCATGATCCACGTGAAGCGCTGCACCCCAATCCCAGCCCTGCTCTTCACA TGCCTTTCCACGCTGCTGATGCTGGTCACCAGTGACATGTACTCACTCATCAACTACGTGGGCTTCATCAATTACCTTTTCTATGGGGTCACAGTTGCGGGGCAGATCGTTCTTCGTTGCAAGAAGCCAGATATCCCCCGTCCCATCAAG ATCAGCCTGCTGTTCCCCATTATCTACTTGCTGTTCTGGGCCTTCCTGCTGATCTTCAGTCTGTGGTCAGAGCCAGTAGTGTGTGGCATTGGCCTGGCCATCATGCTGACAGGAGTGCCTGTGTATTTCCTGGGTGTCTACTGGCAACAAAAGCCCAAGTGTTTCAATGACTTCATTG AGTCACTAACCCTGGTGAGCCAGAAGATGTGTGTGGTCGTATACCCCCAGATGAAGGAGGACTCAGGAACAGAGGAGGCAAGTGAGAACATGGAGGAGGAACAGCAGAAGCCCATCTTCCAACCCGCTCCCAGCAAGGACCAGGACTCAGTGGAGCAGTCCTAG